The following proteins are co-located in the [Pasteurella] mairii genome:
- the parC gene encoding DNA topoisomerase IV subunit A gives MKNNINYEGIEQMPLRTFTESAYLNYSMYVIMDRALPFIGDGLKPVQRRIVYAMSELGLNASAKYKKSARTVGDVLGKFHPHGDTACYEAMVLMAQPFSYRYPLVDGQGNWGAPDDPKSFAAMRYTESRLSKISEILLSELGQGTVNYQPNFDGTLEEPQYLPARLPHILLNGTTGIAVGMATDIPPHNINEVAEAAVMLLDNPHTKLDDLMTALQGPDYPTEAEIISPKEDIRKIYEQGRGSIKMRAVWKKEDGEIVITALPHQASPSKIIAQIAEQMTAKKLPMVEDLRDEADHENPVRIVIVPRSNRVDTDMLMAHLFATTDLEKSYRVNMNMIGLDGKPAVKNLVQILTEWLEFRRTTVTRRLQYRLDKVLARLHILQGLLIAFLNIDEVIEIIRNEDKPKDVLIARFQLTDEQAEAILNLRLRQLAKLEEHELRAEQDKLAQERDSLTQILSSEKRLNTLIKKEIKQDAKTFASPRLSPIVERAEAKAISENEMTPAEPITVILSKMGWVRCAKGHDIDASGLSYKTGDNYLAHACGKSNQPVVFIDSTGRSYALDPLSLPSARSQGEPLSSKLSLPLGASVEQVLIENEDQALLMASDAGYGFICQFSDLVARNKAGKAVISLPENAKALTPLAITNKTALLVAITSADRMLIFPVQDLPALAKGKGNKIVTIPSVSAKAREELLSKLLLISENASLVFHAGKRKITLKADDLQKFRTERGRKGSSLPRGLHSNVEIEVIEPEN, from the coding sequence ATGAAAAATAATATTAACTACGAAGGCATCGAGCAAATGCCACTACGCACGTTCACTGAAAGTGCTTATCTTAACTACTCAATGTACGTCATTATGGATCGAGCGTTACCTTTTATCGGTGACGGATTAAAACCGGTACAACGCCGCATTGTGTACGCCATGTCAGAGCTAGGCTTAAACGCCAGCGCTAAATATAAAAAATCGGCGCGCACTGTGGGGGACGTTTTGGGTAAATTCCATCCGCATGGCGATACCGCTTGTTATGAAGCGATGGTGTTGATGGCACAACCTTTTTCCTACCGTTATCCGCTAGTTGACGGACAAGGAAACTGGGGGGCACCGGATGATCCGAAATCGTTTGCGGCAATGCGTTATACGGAATCTCGTCTGTCAAAAATTTCTGAAATTTTACTGTCGGAATTAGGGCAAGGCACCGTAAATTATCAGCCAAATTTCGATGGAACCCTTGAAGAACCGCAATATCTTCCGGCGCGTTTACCTCATATTCTATTAAACGGAACCACCGGTATTGCTGTCGGTATGGCAACAGATATTCCTCCGCATAATATTAACGAAGTGGCGGAGGCGGCTGTGATGTTATTGGATAATCCTCATACAAAATTAGACGATTTAATGACCGCACTTCAAGGTCCGGATTATCCGACTGAAGCGGAAATTATCTCGCCCAAAGAAGATATTCGTAAAATTTATGAGCAAGGTCGCGGTTCAATTAAAATGCGCGCAGTATGGAAAAAAGAAGATGGTGAAATTGTGATCACCGCGCTGCCTCATCAAGCCTCGCCATCCAAAATTATTGCGCAAATCGCCGAACAAATGACCGCAAAAAAATTGCCGATGGTAGAAGACTTGCGCGATGAAGCAGATCATGAAAATCCGGTACGCATTGTGATCGTCCCGCGTTCCAATCGAGTGGATACCGATATGCTGATGGCGCACTTATTTGCCACCACCGATTTAGAAAAAAGTTATCGGGTTAATATGAATATGATTGGGTTAGATGGAAAACCGGCGGTGAAAAATCTCGTGCAAATTTTAACTGAATGGTTAGAATTCCGCCGCACCACCGTCACCCGTCGTTTGCAATACCGCTTGGATAAAGTATTGGCGCGCTTACATATTTTGCAAGGTTTATTGATCGCCTTTTTAAATATTGATGAAGTGATTGAAATTATCCGCAATGAAGATAAGCCGAAAGATGTATTAATAGCGCGTTTCCAATTAACGGATGAACAAGCAGAAGCCATTTTAAACTTGCGCTTACGTCAATTAGCCAAATTGGAAGAACACGAATTGCGAGCAGAGCAGGATAAATTAGCGCAAGAACGCGACAGTTTAACGCAAATTTTGTCCTCGGAAAAACGCCTTAATACGTTGATTAAAAAAGAAATTAAACAAGACGCTAAAACCTTCGCTAGCCCGCGCCTATCGCCGATTGTTGAACGCGCTGAAGCGAAAGCCATTTCCGAAAATGAAATGACGCCAGCAGAACCGATTACTGTCATCTTGTCTAAAATGGGTTGGGTACGCTGCGCCAAGGGACATGATATTGATGCATCAGGATTAAGCTACAAAACCGGCGATAATTATTTGGCGCACGCTTGTGGCAAAAGCAATCAACCCGTGGTCTTTATCGATAGCACTGGTCGCAGTTATGCCCTTGACCCATTGTCATTACCCTCCGCCCGTTCGCAAGGGGAACCCTTATCTAGCAAACTGAGTTTGCCACTTGGCGCCAGTGTGGAACAGGTGTTAATTGAAAATGAAGATCAGGCATTATTAATGGCATCTGATGCGGGATACGGTTTTATTTGCCAATTTAGCGATTTGGTTGCACGCAATAAAGCAGGCAAGGCGGTAATTAGCTTGCCAGAAAATGCCAAAGCCTTGACACCGCTTGCCATTACCAATAAAACAGCTTTATTGGTCGCCATTACTTCTGCTGATAGAATGCTCATTTTTCCGGTACAAGATTTGCCGGCACTTGCGAAAGGCAAAGGCAACAAAATTGTCACCATTCCGTCTGTCTCGGCAAAAGCGCGCGAAGAACTGTTGAGTAAATTATTGCTCATTAGCGAAAACGCCTCGTTAGTGTTCCATGCTGGCAAACGCAAAATCACGCTAAAAGCAGACGATTTGCAAAAATTCCGTACTGAACGCGGACGCAAAGGCAGTAGTTTGCCGCGCGGTTTGCATAGCAATGTTGAAATTGAGGTGATCGAGCCGGAAAATTAG
- a CDS encoding ATP-binding protein, with amino-acid sequence MTTLTYTTFIPDEISMCRFGALLMQALLNVPTEKGVIIYLNGDLGAGKTTLARGMIQSLGYSGKVKSPTYTLVEEYHLNGKQIYHFDLYRLSDPEELEFMGIRDYFNADSICLIEWSEKGTGLLPNPDLLVNINYNEHARIINLVACSSQGEQLIRQLF; translated from the coding sequence ATGACAACACTGACTTATACAACGTTTATCCCTGATGAAATTTCCATGTGTCGTTTTGGTGCATTGCTCATGCAAGCGCTCCTTAATGTGCCAACGGAGAAAGGCGTCATAATTTATTTAAATGGTGATTTAGGTGCCGGAAAAACGACCTTAGCGCGAGGTATGATCCAAAGCTTGGGATATTCTGGAAAAGTAAAAAGCCCTACTTACACTTTAGTGGAAGAATATCACTTAAATGGAAAACAAATCTATCATTTTGATTTATACCGGCTAAGTGACCCAGAAGAGTTGGAATTCATGGGGATTCGTGACTATTTTAACGCAGATAGTATTTGTTTAATTGAATGGTCAGAAAAAGGTACCGGCTTATTGCCTAATCCTGACCTCTTGGTTAATATCAATTACAATGAGCATGCTCGTATCATTAACCTCGTCGCCTGCAGCTCACAAGGCGAGCAACTTATTCGCCAACTTTTTTAA
- the amiB gene encoding N-acetylmuramoyl-L-alanine amidase AmiB: protein MHKLYAFIFTLFCFFSLVPPAIADVWTIAIDPGHGGKDPGAISRNLKIYEKNVTLAIAKELKALLDKDPNFRAIMTRNGDYYISVPARSEIARKKKANYLVSIHADSSVSPLLRGASVWVLSNRRANDEMGQWLEDDEKRSELLGGAGNVLASHHEKYLDQTVLDLQFGHSQRVGYELGSIVLRHFATITKLSRNTPQHASLGVLRSPDIPSILVETGFLSNTDEEKKLNTPSYRKKIARIIYDSLVEYRRRHVKSTPVKIHNKTNKNNAVADSGIRHKVKAGESLSGLAAKYKVKINDIITLNHLKRRELWIGETIKIPSKVEPNKIEPSHQTGYRENGDQNSTKIQIPKYHTIQKDQTLYAVSREYNIPINQLFKLNPKLKDGKVIVGQKVQLRK from the coding sequence ATGCACAAGTTATACGCTTTTATTTTTACTTTATTTTGTTTTTTTAGCCTAGTACCGCCCGCGATAGCTGATGTGTGGACAATCGCTATTGATCCCGGCCATGGAGGAAAAGATCCAGGGGCGATTAGTCGTAATTTAAAAATTTACGAAAAAAATGTCACCTTGGCGATTGCTAAAGAACTCAAAGCATTACTGGATAAAGATCCAAATTTCCGTGCCATAATGACTCGCAATGGAGATTATTATATTTCTGTACCGGCACGTTCTGAAATTGCTCGTAAAAAAAAGGCAAATTATTTAGTGTCAATCCATGCTGACTCCTCTGTCTCCCCACTATTACGAGGCGCATCAGTTTGGGTATTATCCAACCGTCGTGCCAATGATGAAATGGGGCAATGGTTAGAGGATGATGAAAAACGCTCTGAATTATTAGGCGGTGCAGGAAATGTATTAGCATCTCACCATGAGAAATACTTGGATCAAACCGTATTGGATCTTCAATTCGGGCACAGCCAGCGCGTCGGTTACGAACTAGGCAGTATTGTCTTACGCCATTTTGCTACCATTACTAAATTAAGCAGAAATACGCCTCAACATGCCAGTTTAGGTGTATTGCGTTCACCGGATATTCCCTCTATCTTGGTTGAGACCGGTTTTTTATCCAACACGGATGAAGAAAAGAAATTAAATACGCCATCATATCGCAAAAAAATCGCCCGCATCATTTATGACAGCTTAGTAGAATATCGCCGTCGCCATGTAAAATCTACACCGGTTAAAATACATAATAAAACTAATAAAAATAATGCTGTCGCTGACAGTGGCATTCGTCATAAAGTAAAAGCTGGTGAAAGCCTTAGCGGTTTAGCCGCCAAATATAAGGTAAAGATCAATGACATCATCACCTTAAACCATTTAAAACGCCGTGAATTATGGATTGGCGAAACGATCAAGATTCCGAGTAAAGTGGAGCCCAATAAGATCGAACCGTCTCACCAAACTGGGTACCGAGAAAATGGTGATCAAAACAGCACAAAAATACAGATTCCGAAATACCATACGATCCAAAAAGATCAAACCTTATACGCGGTATCTCGAGAATATAATATTCCGATAAATCAACTATTTAAACTTAATCCCAAATTGAAAGATGGGAAAGTGATTGTCGGACAAAAAGTCCAACTACGTAAATAG
- the mutL gene encoding DNA mismatch repair protein, with translation MNIKILPPQLANQIAAGEVVERPASVVKELVENSLDAGATKIQIDIDHGGASLIRIRDNGIGIAKADLSLALARHATSKISSIEDLEAILSLGFRGEALASISSVSRLTLTSRPQDQAQAWQVYAQGRDMETTIQPASHPVGTTVEVANLFFNTPARRKFLRTDKTEFSHIDEVIRRIALAKPSVAFTLTHNNKIIRQYKSAVDNLQKMKRVAAICGEDFMQHALQIDWKHDHLHLSGWIALPSYTRLQNDLAYSYVNGRMVRDKVINHAIKQAYAEELHSEQHPAFVLFIDLDPNDVDVNVHPTKHEVRFHQSRLIHDFIWQGIYNALHSAPVQTDTTAPQKTVSETPTTHFQVSEPQGQWSVAAKPNRAAAGKNIFASNAGNTVATTSSDFTPRFTKKAPRVAQKAYAELMSTEKITTLPTTTSPAVSDNQTIADTTTIASHAVLHSLALVENKALLLQQQQRFYLLPLEKLQRLKHQLMLQQETQSPLLIPVMFRLTAAQQQRWQQQKDFFQQAQFEFSENLAQHRISLNKVPSCLRQHNLQKIVMSLLAQDCHDFSLFLTALCQQFPAETIQVFADAVSLLNETERRLGTQKASLNALLIPINWQPYLEQL, from the coding sequence ATGAACATAAAAATTCTTCCTCCTCAACTGGCGAATCAAATTGCAGCGGGTGAAGTGGTAGAACGTCCAGCCTCGGTAGTCAAGGAATTAGTAGAAAACAGTCTTGACGCTGGCGCAACAAAAATTCAAATTGATATTGACCATGGGGGAGCGAGCTTAATTCGGATTCGTGATAACGGGATTGGTATCGCTAAAGCCGATCTTTCTCTCGCGCTGGCACGACATGCCACCAGCAAAATCAGCTCAATTGAAGATCTGGAAGCAATTTTAAGCCTTGGCTTTCGCGGTGAAGCCTTAGCAAGTATCAGCTCCGTCTCTCGCCTCACCCTCACCTCCCGCCCGCAAGATCAAGCGCAAGCCTGGCAGGTTTATGCGCAAGGACGGGATATGGAAACTACCATTCAACCGGCGTCTCATCCTGTCGGTACCACTGTTGAGGTCGCCAATCTCTTTTTTAACACACCCGCAAGACGCAAATTTTTACGCACCGATAAAACCGAATTTTCCCATATTGACGAAGTCATTCGGCGCATAGCCCTTGCTAAACCGAGTGTTGCCTTTACCTTGACCCACAACAATAAAATCATCAGACAATATAAAAGTGCGGTCGATAATTTGCAAAAAATGAAACGCGTGGCAGCAATTTGCGGCGAAGATTTTATGCAACATGCGCTACAAATTGACTGGAAACACGATCATCTGCATCTCTCCGGTTGGATTGCGCTGCCAAGTTATACCCGCTTGCAAAATGATCTGGCTTATAGTTATGTCAATGGCAGAATGGTGCGCGATAAAGTGATTAATCATGCCATCAAACAAGCTTATGCGGAAGAACTACACAGCGAACAACATCCGGCATTCGTCTTATTTATTGATTTGGATCCTAACGACGTGGATGTAAACGTGCATCCCACCAAACATGAAGTACGTTTCCATCAATCGCGCTTAATTCATGACTTTATTTGGCAAGGTATTTATAACGCGCTACATTCTGCACCAGTACAAACAGATACAACAGCACCACAAAAAACTGTTTCAGAAACTCCTACGACGCATTTTCAAGTAAGCGAGCCGCAAGGACAATGGTCTGTTGCCGCAAAGCCTAATCGCGCCGCCGCGGGCAAAAATATCTTTGCCTCAAACGCTGGCAATACGGTTGCAACAACATCTTCGGATTTTACACCGCGCTTTACAAAAAAAGCACCACGTGTGGCACAAAAAGCCTATGCTGAATTAATGTCTACGGAAAAAATCACGACGTTACCGACAACCACTTCGCCAGCAGTCAGCGATAACCAAACCATTGCAGATACCACAACGATAGCCTCCCATGCGGTGTTACATAGTCTGGCATTAGTGGAAAATAAAGCCTTATTATTGCAACAACAGCAACGGTTTTATCTGCTCCCACTGGAAAAATTGCAACGTTTAAAACATCAATTGATGTTACAGCAAGAAACTCAAAGCCCGCTATTAATTCCGGTGATGTTTCGCTTAACTGCCGCCCAGCAACAACGCTGGCAGCAACAAAAGGACTTTTTTCAACAAGCACAATTTGAATTTAGCGAAAATTTGGCACAACACCGTATTAGTCTCAATAAAGTGCCGAGCTGTTTGCGCCAACATAATTTACAAAAAATTGTGATGAGTTTATTAGCGCAAGACTGTCACGATTTTTCATTATTTTTGACCGCACTTTGTCAACAATTTCCAGCGGAAACCATCCAGGTATTCGCTGATGCGGTCAGTTTATTAAATGAAACAGAACGACGGTTAGGCACGCAAAAAGCCTCCTTAAACGCCTTATTAATACCGATTAATTGGCAACCTTACTTAGAGCAATTATAA
- the miaA gene encoding tRNA delta(2)-isopentenylpyrophosphate transferase: MKSTTKPYAIFLMGPTASGKTDLAIQLRQYLPLEIISVDSALIYKGMDIGTAKPSAQELALAPHRLIDIKDPSESYSAAEFRRDALGEMQEISAQGKIPLLVGGTMLYFKALLEGLSPLPSADEKVRSEIEAKAAQFGWAALHQELAKIDPVSAQRINPNDSQRINRALEVFYLSGQTLTALSAQKSEALPYHIDQFAIAPQDRSVLHQRIEWRFHKMIAQGFQQEVEKLYSRGDLHPDLPSIRCVGYRQMWEYLRGDYDHEEMIFRGICATRQLAKRQITWLRGWKSPLQWLDSLQIEQAKQQILQHLK; this comes from the coding sequence ATGAAATCCACCACCAAACCGTATGCTATTTTTTTAATGGGACCGACCGCCTCCGGCAAAACTGATTTGGCAATTCAGCTACGTCAATATTTGCCACTGGAAATTATTAGTGTGGATTCTGCGCTCATTTACAAAGGCATGGATATTGGTACTGCCAAGCCCAGCGCACAAGAATTAGCATTGGCACCCCATCGTTTAATTGATATTAAAGACCCAAGCGAAAGTTATTCTGCTGCCGAGTTTCGTCGTGATGCGCTAGGTGAAATGCAAGAAATTAGCGCGCAAGGCAAAATTCCCTTATTAGTCGGCGGAACCATGTTATATTTCAAAGCGTTACTAGAAGGACTTTCCCCCTTGCCTTCCGCGGATGAAAAAGTGCGGTCGGAAATTGAAGCAAAAGCGGCGCAATTCGGCTGGGCAGCCTTGCATCAAGAATTAGCTAAAATTGATCCTGTTTCCGCCCAGCGCATTAATCCAAATGATTCGCAACGCATTAATCGCGCCTTGGAGGTATTTTATTTAAGCGGGCAAACACTCACTGCACTTAGCGCACAAAAAAGCGAAGCATTGCCTTATCATATCGACCAATTTGCTATTGCACCACAAGATCGTAGTGTACTGCATCAACGTATCGAATGGCGTTTTCATAAAATGATCGCACAAGGGTTCCAACAAGAAGTGGAAAAACTCTATTCTCGTGGTGATTTACACCCGGATTTACCGTCTATTCGTTGCGTAGGTTATCGCCAGATGTGGGAATATTTGCGTGGTGATTATGACCATGAAGAAATGATTTTTCGTGGCATATGTGCTACACGCCAATTAGCAAAGCGCCAAATTACCTGGTTAAGAGGCTGGAAATCGCCATTACAATGGTTGGATAGTTTACAAATTGAACAAGCTAAGCAACAAATTCTGCAACATTTAAAATAA
- the hfq gene encoding protein Hfq yields MAKGQSLQDPYLNALRRERIPVSIYLVNGIKLQGQIESFDQFVILLKNTVNQMVYKHAISTVVPARSVTHHNNSTPQPTHHHNQDVQTEDTDAQAE; encoded by the coding sequence ATGGCAAAAGGACAATCTCTACAAGATCCTTATTTGAACGCGCTACGTCGCGAACGTATTCCGGTCTCAATTTATTTGGTGAACGGTATTAAACTGCAAGGTCAAATCGAATCATTCGACCAATTTGTGATTTTACTCAAAAATACGGTAAACCAAATGGTGTATAAACACGCTATTTCCACAGTGGTTCCGGCACGTTCCGTAACACACCACAACAATAGTACACCACAGCCAACACATCATCATAACCAAGATGTGCAAACTGAAGATACAGATGCCCAAGCAGAATAA
- the hflX gene encoding GTP-binding protein HflX, whose translation MQHSKNQAPTESVSVHLQSAVDFNEISTALSAISPSLNANTFSACDNAIVVQTFFSQKNLDDLLEFQSLATSANVQILTTITASRTTPQAKYFVGQGKAEEIAEAVKQYDADVVLFNHSLTPAQTRNLESICQCRVVDRTGLILDIFAQRARSHEGKLQVELAQLKHLATRLVRRKTGLDQQKGAVGLRGPGETQLETDRRLIKVRIAQLQNRLEKVAKQRQQNRQTRQKSAIPTISLVGYTNAGKSTLFNTLTQSEVYAADQLFATLDPTLRRLSVQDVGTTILADTVGFIRDLPHDLISAFKSTLQETTEASLLLHVIDASDSRNLENIQAVNQVLEAINAHQVPTLLVYNKIDQLEQCIPHIEYNDQQQPVAVYLSAHQQQGIALLLDAIRQRLVNELVEMEIKLSVNQGKIRHALYQLNCIYQETINEQGEFLLHIKLNQIEWAKLLKQFPALSAYQA comes from the coding sequence TTGCAGCACTCCAAAAATCAAGCACCTACTGAGTCGGTTTCTGTACACTTACAAAGTGCGGTAGATTTTAACGAAATTTCTACCGCACTTTCTGCTATTTCTCCTTCTTTAAATGCTAATACATTTTCTGCTTGCGACAACGCAATTGTAGTACAAACCTTTTTCTCGCAAAAAAATCTTGATGACCTGCTGGAGTTCCAATCCTTGGCAACTTCCGCCAACGTTCAAATTTTAACGACCATTACTGCTTCACGAACAACGCCTCAAGCCAAATATTTTGTCGGACAAGGTAAAGCGGAAGAAATTGCCGAAGCAGTGAAACAATACGACGCAGATGTCGTGTTATTTAATCATAGCCTCACACCGGCGCAAACTCGTAATTTAGAAAGTATTTGTCAATGTCGTGTAGTCGATCGCACCGGACTTATTCTTGATATTTTTGCACAACGCGCCCGTTCCCATGAAGGGAAATTGCAAGTCGAATTGGCGCAATTAAAACATTTAGCCACCCGCCTTGTGCGTCGAAAAACCGGTTTGGATCAACAAAAAGGCGCGGTTGGTTTACGCGGACCCGGCGAAACGCAGTTGGAAACTGACCGGCGTTTGATCAAAGTGCGTATTGCCCAACTGCAAAACCGCTTAGAAAAAGTCGCCAAACAGCGCCAACAAAACCGTCAAACCAGACAAAAATCCGCTATCCCTACAATTTCATTGGTCGGCTATACCAATGCAGGAAAATCGACTTTATTCAATACCTTAACTCAATCCGAGGTGTACGCAGCTGATCAACTTTTTGCCACCTTAGATCCCACCTTAAGACGCCTCTCCGTACAAGATGTGGGGACGACTATTTTAGCTGATACGGTAGGATTTATTCGCGATTTGCCTCATGATTTAATTTCCGCCTTTAAATCAACCTTGCAAGAAACCACCGAAGCCAGTTTACTACTGCATGTGATTGATGCCTCCGACAGTCGAAATTTAGAAAATATTCAAGCAGTTAACCAGGTATTAGAAGCAATTAACGCCCATCAAGTCCCGACTTTATTGGTTTACAACAAAATAGATCAATTGGAACAATGCATCCCGCATATTGAATATAATGATCAACAACAGCCTGTCGCGGTTTACCTCTCCGCGCACCAACAGCAAGGAATTGCTCTCCTACTCGATGCCATCCGCCAACGTTTAGTGAACGAATTAGTGGAAATGGAAATTAAACTTAGCGTTAATCAAGGTAAAATCCGCCACGCGCTATATCAACTGAATTGTATCTATCAAGAAACCATCAACGAACAAGGCGAATTTCTCCTCCATATCAAACTCAACCAAATTGAATGGGCAAAATTGCTCAAACAATTTCCAGCATTGAGTGCATATCAAGCGTAG
- the cmoB gene encoding tRNA (mo5U34)-methyltransferase: MSIDFRPFYQQIALSPLSAWLETLPLQLSQWEKQTHGDYAKWSKLLDFLPHLTADRVDLKSAVKSERDLPLSEGEKQRIIYHLKQLMPWRKGPYHLHGIHIDCEWRSDFKWERVLPHLAPLQDRVILDVGCGSGYHMWRMVGEGAKMVVGIDPTELFLCQFEAVRKLLNNDRRANLIPLGIEEMQPLAAFDTVFSMGVLYHRKSPLDHLTQLRNQLVKGGELVLETLVVDGEENMVLVPADRYAKMKNVYFIPSVAALIHWLQKVGFHHVRCVDVAVTTLEEQRKTDWLENESLIDFLDPQDHSKTIEGYPAPKRAVILANK; the protein is encoded by the coding sequence ATGAGTATTGATTTTCGTCCTTTTTATCAACAAATTGCCCTTTCGCCCTTGTCGGCATGGCTGGAAACTTTACCGTTGCAATTGAGCCAATGGGAAAAGCAAACCCATGGTGATTATGCGAAATGGTCAAAACTGCTTGATTTTCTACCGCACTTAACCGCCGATCGGGTTGATCTGAAAAGTGCGGTCAAATCTGAACGAGATTTGCCTTTATCCGAGGGAGAAAAACAACGCATTATTTATCATCTCAAACAATTAATGCCTTGGCGCAAAGGGCCTTATCATTTGCATGGCATTCATATTGATTGTGAATGGCGTTCGGATTTTAAATGGGAGCGCGTATTGCCGCATTTGGCGCCATTGCAAGATCGCGTGATTTTGGATGTGGGCTGTGGCAGCGGTTATCATATGTGGCGTATGGTTGGCGAGGGCGCTAAAATGGTGGTTGGAATTGATCCGACGGAATTATTTTTGTGCCAATTTGAGGCGGTGCGTAAATTGCTGAATAACGATCGTCGAGCCAATTTAATTCCCTTAGGCATTGAAGAAATGCAACCACTAGCTGCGTTTGATACGGTGTTTTCTATGGGCGTGTTGTATCATCGCAAATCGCCACTGGATCATTTAACACAATTGCGTAATCAATTGGTGAAAGGCGGGGAGTTGGTGCTAGAAACCTTGGTGGTGGATGGTGAGGAAAATATGGTATTGGTGCCAGCGGATCGTTATGCCAAAATGAAAAATGTGTATTTTATCCCTTCTGTTGCTGCGCTCATTCATTGGTTGCAAAAAGTCGGTTTTCATCATGTTCGCTGTGTAGATGTCGCGGTGACGACCCTTGAGGAGCAACGCAAAACCGATTGGTTGGAAAACGAAAGTTTAATTGATTTCCTCGATCCGCAAGATCACAGCAAAACCATCGAGGGCTATCCCGCCCCTAAAAGAGCGGTGATTTTGGCGAATAAATAG